Proteins found in one Candidatus Nitrosopelagicus brevis genomic segment:
- a CDS encoding SIS domain-containing protein: protein MDIKDLERIDTQKMHKVYDDWPNISKNSLESDQEKLDIKGINHVVFSGMGGSGSIGDVISSILSKENIHVTTVKGYHIPNNLDKNSLVVTTSISGNTRETLAILENAKKTDAHIAAFSSGGDIENFCSKNDIFYQKIPMIHSPRASFTKFLFTMLKSLEQSIPIKSINLLEAVNELEKTKKTIFSGNLKEDNTSLELAKWINDIPLIYYPWGLQSAAIRFKNSLQENSKMHVITEDVIEACHNGIVAWEKKSKIKPILIRGKDDFIKTKERWQVLIEFFDKENIEFFEINSISGNILSKIVNLIFLFDYCSIYHGVLNNIDPSPVRSIDYIKNKL from the coding sequence ATGGATATCAAAGATTTAGAGCGAATTGATACACAAAAAATGCATAAAGTTTATGATGATTGGCCAAACATATCAAAAAACAGTTTAGAAAGTGATCAAGAGAAATTAGATATCAAAGGAATAAACCATGTAGTTTTCTCAGGCATGGGAGGTTCGGGTTCAATAGGGGACGTTATCAGTTCTATTTTATCAAAAGAAAATATTCATGTTACCACCGTTAAAGGATATCATATTCCTAATAATTTAGATAAAAATTCATTAGTTGTAACTACAAGTATTTCGGGAAATACAAGAGAAACATTAGCAATCCTGGAAAATGCAAAAAAAACAGATGCGCATATAGCTGCTTTTTCTTCTGGTGGGGATATAGAGAATTTTTGTTCAAAAAATGACATATTTTATCAAAAAATTCCAATGATTCATTCACCTAGGGCATCATTTACAAAATTTCTATTTACAATGCTAAAAAGTCTTGAACAATCAATACCGATCAAATCAATTAATCTTTTAGAAGCAGTAAATGAATTAGAAAAAACAAAAAAAACGATTTTTTCTGGAAATTTGAAAGAAGATAATACTTCATTAGAACTTGCTAAATGGATTAATGATATTCCATTGATTTATTATCCATGGGGATTACAATCAGCAGCAATACGCTTTAAAAATTCCTTACAAGAAAACTCAAAAATGCACGTTATAACAGAAGATGTGATAGAAGCCTGTCATAATGGAATTGTTGCATGGGAAAAAAAATCAAAAATAAAACCAATTTTGATTAGAGGAAAAGATGATTTTATTAAAACAAAAGAAAGATGGCAAGTATTAATTGAATTTTTTGACAAAGAGAATATTGAATTTTTTGAGATCAATTCAATTTCAGGAAATATTTTATCAAAAATTGTGAATCTAATATTTCTGTTCGATTATTGTAGCATATATCATGGAGTTTTAAATAATATTGATCCATCACCAGTTAGATCAATAGATTATATCAAAAATAAATTATAA
- the mtnA gene encoding S-methyl-5-thioribose-1-phosphate isomerase has product MSLKTVEWKDNSVIMIDQTKLPNILEYVTYTDYNQVAEAIRTLVVRGAPAIGVSGAFGLALASLQSDATEKNDLISYMENAKKILFETRPTAVNLAWGLDKIMEVANEASSVEEIKKNVVAHAKKMAEEDIQINMTMGKNGSQLFNDNDTIMTHCNAGALATVGYGTALGVIRATKDSGKNIKVIATETRPIQQGSRLTAFELKHDGIDVSLIPDTAVGYSMANGLVDKIIVGADRILRTGHVYNKIGTYQVATMANQHEIPFYVAAPLSTFDMKSNPEDVIIEQRKGSEVTGIGDKKTAPDGINVINPAFDMTPPELIAGIITEKGVAKAPFEESIKKLFQAN; this is encoded by the coding sequence ATGAGCCTAAAAACTGTTGAATGGAAAGATAATTCAGTCATAATGATTGATCAAACTAAATTACCAAATATCTTGGAATACGTAACTTATACGGACTATAATCAAGTAGCTGAAGCAATCCGTACTCTTGTGGTAAGGGGTGCCCCTGCAATTGGAGTATCTGGTGCATTTGGGCTTGCACTTGCATCATTACAAAGTGATGCAACTGAAAAAAATGATTTAATCTCTTACATGGAAAATGCAAAAAAAATCCTGTTTGAAACAAGACCTACTGCTGTGAACCTTGCTTGGGGATTAGATAAAATCATGGAAGTTGCTAACGAGGCATCTTCTGTTGAAGAAATAAAAAAAAATGTTGTTGCACATGCTAAAAAAATGGCGGAAGAAGATATTCAAATTAATATGACTATGGGAAAAAATGGTTCTCAATTATTTAATGACAATGATACTATTATGACTCACTGTAATGCAGGTGCATTAGCAACTGTTGGGTATGGAACTGCATTGGGAGTTATTCGTGCTACCAAAGATAGTGGAAAAAATATCAAAGTAATAGCTACTGAAACGCGTCCTATTCAACAAGGTTCCAGATTGACTGCTTTTGAATTAAAACATGATGGAATTGATGTTAGTCTAATTCCAGATACTGCAGTGGGTTATTCAATGGCAAATGGTCTAGTAGACAAAATTATTGTTGGTGCAGATAGAATCTTACGAACAGGTCATGTTTACAACAAAATTGGAACATATCAGGTAGCAACTATGGCAAATCAACATGAAATCCCATTTTATGTTGCAGCGCCGCTCTCTACATTTGATATGAAGAGTAATCCTGAAGATGTAATAATTGAACAACGAAAAGGATCTGAAGTTACTGGAATTGGTGATAAAAAAACTGCACCTGATGGAATTAATGTAATTAACCCTGCATTTGATATGACTCCTCCTGAATTAATTGCTGGAATAATTACAGAGAAAGGTGTTGCAAAAGCACCATTTGAAGAATCCATAAAAAAATTATTCCAAGCTAATTAA
- a CDS encoding PqqD family peptide modification chaperone translates to MSTVNVENVRDSLKKCMDPEVPLSIVDMGLIYGIDVTENNDVNIKMTMTTKGCPLHETMVDDVKRYAKKVSGVNNVDVEIVWDPPWTMDKMSDEAKAMMKTMGSQNTPAPINYETAVPQGVGNLVKQEDGSLVLANEHEQGFMVNQAIIDFWKSCNGQRKVTELVDMFAQQTGLQRTQVEKEVMQLLKQLHEGGLLVIPNQNDAPNVEFKKSN, encoded by the coding sequence ATGAGTACAGTCAATGTAGAAAACGTACGTGATTCACTCAAGAAGTGTATGGATCCAGAAGTGCCATTGAGTATTGTAGATATGGGACTAATTTATGGAATTGATGTAACTGAAAATAATGATGTAAATATCAAAATGACAATGACAACTAAAGGCTGTCCTTTGCATGAGACAATGGTTGACGATGTCAAAAGATATGCAAAAAAAGTTTCTGGTGTAAATAATGTTGATGTAGAAATTGTTTGGGATCCTCCTTGGACCATGGATAAAATGTCTGATGAAGCAAAAGCTATGATGAAAACAATGGGTTCTCAAAATACTCCTGCTCCTATTAACTATGAAACTGCTGTACCACAAGGTGTTGGAAATTTAGTGAAACAAGAAGATGGCTCTTTGGTTCTAGCAAATGAACACGAACAAGGATTTATGGTAAATCAAGCAATCATTGACTTTTGGAAATCTTGTAATGGACAGAGAAAGGTTACAGAACTAGTAGATATGTTTGCTCAGCAAACTGGATTACAAAGAACCCAAGTTGAAAAAGAAGTTATGCAATTATTGAAACAACTTCATGAGGGTGGATTACTAGTAATTCCAAACCAAAATGACGCTCCAAATGTTGAATTTAAAAAATCTAATTAA
- a CDS encoding aminotransferase class I/II-fold pyridoxal phosphate-dependent enzyme → MKISKKVAGVEYAIRDIVSAAREIELQGTTVDYLNIGDPVQSGFQPPQNVKQAMIDAINNGNNFYTRSEGLTELTEAIAKKENAKGLSIPSENILVTNGVSEGLDMVISSIVEEGDEVLLPGPYYPPYASYVRLHGGIPIEFSVDLNSSSPDIDDIKSKITSKTVAICLISPNNPTGLVFNENALRQIVDVANEHNLYIICDEIYDQIVFDEKFTGIGKVAGDSPVIILNGFSKVHLMSGWRIGYIAFNNSPQLDNIRENLPKLARVRISTNLPVQYAALESLTGPQDYIPKFVSELKVHRDFVIKRLNEMNGISCSNPKGAFYAFPKIEQNKFNSDKEFVLELLKQKGVLTVHGSGFGEQYGSGHFRIVYLPKMEILESAMNKIEDFVR, encoded by the coding sequence ATGAAAATATCAAAAAAAGTTGCAGGTGTGGAATATGCAATTAGAGATATTGTTTCTGCAGCACGTGAAATAGAATTACAAGGAACAACTGTTGATTATCTCAACATCGGTGATCCTGTACAATCTGGATTTCAACCACCACAAAATGTCAAACAGGCTATGATTGATGCAATAAACAATGGTAATAATTTCTATACTCGTTCTGAAGGATTAACTGAATTAACTGAAGCAATTGCAAAAAAAGAAAATGCAAAGGGTTTGTCAATACCATCTGAAAATATACTTGTAACAAATGGCGTTTCTGAAGGTTTGGACATGGTTATCTCTTCTATAGTTGAAGAAGGTGATGAAGTTTTACTTCCAGGACCATATTATCCTCCATACGCTTCATACGTTAGATTGCATGGAGGAATTCCAATTGAGTTTTCAGTTGATTTGAACTCATCATCTCCAGACATTGATGACATTAAAAGTAAAATTACTTCAAAAACTGTTGCAATTTGTTTAATCAGCCCAAATAATCCAACTGGTTTGGTATTCAATGAAAATGCTTTAAGACAAATTGTTGATGTAGCAAATGAACACAATCTATACATCATCTGTGATGAAATTTATGATCAAATAGTTTTTGATGAAAAATTTACTGGAATTGGAAAAGTTGCTGGAGATTCTCCTGTCATAATTCTCAATGGTTTTTCTAAAGTACATCTAATGTCTGGATGGAGAATTGGATATATTGCATTTAACAACTCACCACAACTTGATAACATTCGAGAAAATCTTCCAAAACTTGCTAGAGTAAGAATTTCAACAAATTTACCTGTTCAATATGCTGCTTTGGAATCTCTAACTGGTCCTCAAGATTATATTCCAAAATTTGTCTCAGAATTAAAAGTACATAGAGACTTTGTAATAAAAAGACTAAATGAAATGAATGGTATTTCATGTTCAAACCCAAAAGGTGCATTTTATGCATTTCCAAAAATTGAACAAAATAAATTCAATTCTGATAAGGAATTTGTTTTAGAATTATTGAAGCAAAAAGGAGTACTCACCGTTCATGGTTCTGGATTTGGTGAACAATATGGAAGTGGGCATTTCAGAATTGTCTATTTGCCAAAAATGGAAATATTAGAATCAGCTATGAATAAAATAGAAGATTTTGTTCGTTAA
- a CDS encoding pyridoxamine 5'-phosphate oxidase family protein: protein MSKQTEFLKKEKILHLATIDEKNSPHIVPVWYMYSAKKIYVGTNTKTQKAKNIKKHRKVSFCIDVGVNAPNIFGVMGKGTAKLLKEKKTVNRIAKKILLRYFKSLDNKSAKELLDDTDCIIEILPKEFSNWKY from the coding sequence ATGTCAAAACAAACTGAATTTTTGAAAAAAGAAAAAATTCTTCATCTGGCAACTATTGACGAGAAGAATTCACCACATATTGTTCCTGTTTGGTACATGTATAGTGCAAAAAAGATCTATGTTGGAACAAATACTAAAACTCAGAAAGCAAAGAATATCAAAAAACATAGAAAAGTTAGTTTTTGTATTGATGTAGGTGTTAACGCGCCAAATATTTTTGGCGTGATGGGAAAAGGAACTGCAAAATTATTAAAAGAAAAGAAAACAGTGAACAGAATTGCAAAAAAAATTCTCTTACGATATTTCAAATCATTAGACAATAAATCTGCCAAAGAGTTATTGGACGATACAGACTGCATAATTGAGATTTTGCCTAAAGAATTTTCAAACTGGAAATATTAA